The following proteins are encoded in a genomic region of Primulina huaijiensis isolate GDHJ02 chromosome 3, ASM1229523v2, whole genome shotgun sequence:
- the LOC140973671 gene encoding uncharacterized protein isoform X1, protein MNQSVASVLVLQYYKREQILEYNRRKIAMRTSQISSILLLLFLSLLLLNTSFSAKTEAEALVQWERTMSLSPFTTITWSLDNLSNLCNWTGITCNDGGSVSDINLSHANLYGRIDRLDFGSFPNLTSFDISRNNFSGFISSSIGNLSTIIFLDLSHNILEGIIPPEIGNLTEIRYISFRDNKLSGEVPRQIGKLQKVTHLDFGLNHLETTDWSRIPSLPFLTSLNLDTNKLTLQFPSFIIRCQSVTLLDLSFNNLTGSIPESVFKNLLQLEYLGLSDNSFEGNIPSSLGQLVNLKQIYLENNHLDSTIPPELGQCTNLTSLNLGRNSLTGPLPLSLSNLTQLTALDLAGNNLSGDISHFLSNWTQLRLLFLASNRFTGVISSEIGLLTNLSELLLQNNKFSGSIPLEIGNLLNLQYIDLSNNLFSSSIPPTITNLTNLIMLSLYANNLNGNLPPTITNLTNLLMLRLDANNLSGTLPPTIGNLTSLLYFEVNNNQLTGELPENFGKNIPGLTVADFSKNHFSGNLPRGLCCGLDVNYFAAKENDLHGPLLECFENCSRLSTGNLRWPRALLLESNKLTGEIPSSICDIRDLLVLHLSNNRLEGKVPQCTGNGSALISLDLNSNDLEGTFPRSLAKCRQLQVLNVGNNRIQDYFPSWVENLAELRVLVLRSNRFHGTMPALKSNISYPMLQIFDISDNQFTGALPDQYFKNFKAMIDVKENKTEIKKSALRYPYIESVTLNVKGLELPYQIILETLTTIDLSNNMFHGNISDTIGMLKSLRYLNLSHNILTGHIPECVAYISVLEYLDLSSNQLVGEIPQQLTRITFLARLNLSYNHLVGPIPQSGGQFPTFDSSSYIGNSGLCGFPLTKKCTDDEKMLPQQGDDDDDDDSILDGFTWKVILMGYGFGVVFGIISSRFVF, encoded by the exons ATGAATCAATCTGTAGCATCCGTTCTTGTTCTTCAGTACTATAAAAGAGAGCAAATCTTGGAGTATAACCGCAGGAAAATAGCCATGAGAACATCCCAAATATCTTCCATCTTATTGCTTCTTTTTCTCTCTTTGCTTTTGTTGAACACTAGCTTTTCCGCGAAAACGGAAGCGGAAGCTCTTGTTCAGTGGGAGAGAACCATGTCACTATCTCCTTTTACCACCATTACATGGTCCCTTGATAATCTCAGTAACCTTTGTAATTGGACGGGGATTACCTGCAATGATGGGGGATCCGTTTCTGATATAAACTTATCCCATGCAAATCTTTACGGCAGAATTGACAGGCTCGATTTCGGTTCGTTCCCAAATCTCACCAGTTTCGATATCAGCCGAAACAACTTCAGTGGATTCATCTCGTCTAGTATTGGAAATCTATCTACAATCATTTTCTTGGATCTCAGCCACAATATCTTAGAAGGCATCATTCCACCTGAGATTGGGAATTTAACAGAGATTCGGTACATTAGTTTCCGTGACAACAAACTCAGTGGTGAAGTTCCACGTCAAATTGGCAAACTTCAAAAGGTGACACACTTGGATTTTGGATTAAATCACTTGGAGACGACTGATTGGTCTAGAATCCCGAGCCTCCCTTTTCTGACATCTCTCAACCTTGATACCAATAAACTCACTTTGCAGTTTCCAAGTTTTATAATCAGGTGCCAGAGTGTTACTCTTCTTGATTTGTCATTTAACAATCTCACAGGCTCAATTCCCGAATCAGTATTCAAAAACTTGTTACAGCTCGAATATCTTGGTCTAAGCGACAACTCATTTGAAGGAAATATTCCGTCTTCTTTAGGCCAACTCGTGAATCTTAAACAAATATATCTGGAAAATAATCACCTCGATTCAACAATTCCTCCTGAGCTCGGCCAATGCACCAACCTTACCTCTTTGAACTTAGGCCGGAATTCACTTACAGGACCTTTGCCTCTATCCTTGTCAAACCTGACCCAACTAACAGCCTTGGACCTAGCTGGTAACAATCTTTCTGGTgatatctctcattttttaagCAATTGGACCCAACTTAGATTATTGTTTCTGGCAAGCAATCGCTTCACGGGGGTGATTTCATCTGAAATAGGCTTACTGACCAATTTATCTGAACTCCTCCtgcaaaataacaaattttcagGCTCCATCCCGTTGGAGATTGGAAACCTCCTTAATTTGCAGTATATAGACCTTTCAAATAATCTGTTCTCGAGTTCAATACCACCAACAATCACAAATCTCACAAACCTCATTATGCTAAGCCTTTATGCGAACAATCTCAATGGAAACCTTCCACCTACAATCACAAATCTCACAAACCTCTTAATGCTGCGCCTTGATGCGAACAATCTCAGTGGAACTCTTCCACCTACAATTGGGAATTTAACTTCACTCCTATATTTTGAAGTGAATAATAACCAATTGACTGGGGAGTTGCCTGAGAATTTTGGGAAAAATATTCCTGGATTGACCGTCGCTGATTTTTCTAAAAACCACTTCTCGGGGAATCTCCCACGAGGATTATGCTGTGGATTAGATGTCAACTATTTTGCAGCGAAAGAAAACGATTTACATGGGCCATTGCTGGAGTGTTTCGAAAATTGTTCGAGGCTAAGTACGGGCAATTTGAGATGGCCGAGAGCTCTGCTCTTGgaatcaaataaattaacag GGGAGATTCCATCATCCATTTGCGATATCAGGGACCTTCTGGTTCTCCATCTATCGAATAACAGATTGGAAGGAAAAGTTCCACAGTGCACAGGAAACGGAAGTGCTCTGATATCTCTTGACTTGAATAGCAACGATTTGGAAGGAACGTTCCCTCGGTCCTTGGCCAAGTGCCGACAGCTTCAGGTTCTTAACGTCGGGAACAATAGAATTCAAGATTATTTTCCCTCTTGGGTGGAAAATCTCGCGGAGCTTCGAGTTCTTGTGCTGAGATCTAATAGGTTCCATGGTACGATGCCTGCTTTAAAGAGTAATATTTCCTATCCTATGTTGCAAATCTTCGACATCTCCGACAATCAATTCACTGGAGCTTTACCAGaccaatatttcaagaatttcaaagcCATGATTGATGTCAAGGaaaacaaaactgaaataaagaaaTCAGCGTTACGTTACCCTTACATCGAGTCTGTAACATTAAACGTAAAAGGACTGGAGCTTCCATATCAGATAATTCTGGAAACACTTACGACCATTGATTTGTCAAACAACATGTTTCATGGAAATATTTCAGATACAATAGGAATGCTCAAATCATTAAGGTATTTGAATTTGTCCCATAACATCCTCACGGGTCATATTCCTGAATGTGTAGCATATATAAGCGTACTAGAGTACTTGGACTTATCTTCAAATCAGTTGGTAGGAGAAATTCCCCAGCAGTTGACGAGGATAACATTTCTAGCACGGTTGAATCTGTCATATAATCATCTTGTTGGGCCGATACCCCAATCTGGCGGTCAGTTTCCTACATTTGACAGCAGCTCATACATAGGAAACTCGGGATTATGTGGATTTCCTTTGACTAAGAAATGCACAGATGACGAAAAGATGTTGCCACAACaaggtgatgatgatgatgatgatgatagcATTTTGGATGGATTTACGTGGAAAGTTATTCTCATGGGATATGGATTTGGAGTAGTTTTTGGGATCATTTCAAGTCGTTTCGTTTTTTGA